Part of the Ictalurus furcatus strain D&B chromosome 28, Billie_1.0, whole genome shotgun sequence genome is shown below.
CAGAAAATCCCAGCATTATCATCGACTTGTCACCAACACAGACCACAGAAGTGAATATAAACGAAAGACTACAGGCACTATCCTCATCATTTGAAAGCACTTAAAATTTGGTAGCAGGAGTAGATCGTTTCTTCAGTGCAGGGCGGAAATTATGGCTTCATTGCCACGGCCTGGCCAGTGGTGAATGTTTAAGGCTTTATTTCTCTCCAACATTCATCCTAATGGCTCACAGCATACCAGACAGCAGAGGGAGGACAAAAGCCAACAGCAGAatcacaccaccatgcttcagagTGTTGCCAGCAGAGCAGGCCATGGTTTTTTctagaacaaacaaataaaatatgtttGAATAACGATAACATCAGGGCATCATTGCATTGAGCACACTTAATTCACAACAAGAAAGCACTCCAatgaataatgtgtttttgttttacagtaCACTTCCTGCTGGATGCAGAATGACTCGTGAGTTTTAATTGGCATCTTTTCATGACATTAATGCAAAATCCAATTATGCTGAGACAGACCAACAGATTAGAGACAGCATGAgccagaaagagaaagagacgggTGATGCAGAGGAAGGGGAAACAAGAGGATgtcacaagaaaagaaaaacaaggatTAGGTAATCATTTTTCCACAAAAGGAATGCATTCAACTGAcagtaaagtccataaatgtaaatcttacTCTTGTCCACAGTTAGTCCCATATTTAGAACAGATTTGTCCTGTTGGATGGTACAGTTGTACATCTTGGGCTGGCTATCTGCAAAACCTGTCAGAGTCAACACGCATTTATCGCTACGCATGTTGACACTGCCCCGGTTCTGGAAGGTGGGATCCACAGTATTGGTGATATTAGTAGTAGCCACCACTTTCTTATCTACTACATAGGTGCATGTTGCATTGCCCTGATTTGGTAGGGTGAACGTGCATTCCATCTGTAAGTTTTGATCCTTGGTCAAACAGGCAGTCAGCGTGTTTATGCTCTGAGAGCTGGCCATGCCTACAGGACAGTGAGACACATCATTATTTTGTGGATGGTCAGAGAAACTCCAACAGGCAGTTTTATGTTCTCTGat
Proteins encoded:
- the thy1 gene encoding thy-1 membrane glycoprotein — translated: MMYYSILASFCLLGMASSQSINTLTACLTKDQNLQMECTFTLPNQGNATCTYVVDKKVVATTNITNTVDPTFQNRGSVNMRSDKCVLTLTGFADSQPKMYNCTIQQDKSVLNMGLTVDKKKTMACSAGNTLKHGGVILLLAFVLPLLSGML